A DNA window from Desulfatitalea tepidiphila contains the following coding sequences:
- a CDS encoding PAAR domain-containing protein: MRPQARLGDISSHGGVIITGASRTFDNGMPVARMGDLHVCPVPGHGVTPIVTGSLDTITEGLPNARVGDIIGCGAVIVTGSPNTEDN; encoded by the coding sequence ATGAGACCACAAGCGAGACTCGGCGACATCAGCAGTCATGGCGGCGTCATCATCACCGGGGCGAGCCGGACTTTCGACAACGGCATGCCAGTGGCCCGTATGGGTGATCTGCATGTCTGTCCCGTCCCGGGGCACGGCGTGACGCCCATCGTGACCGGCAGCCTCGATACCATCACGGAAGGGCTTCCCAATGCTCGCGTCGGCGACATCATCGGCTGCGGAGCGGTGATCGTGACCGGTAGCCCGAACACGGAGGACAACTGA
- a CDS encoding DUF7768 domain-containing protein — protein sequence MKRIFVCSPFAGDITRNVKVAEALCRHVMRSGHAPFAPHLLYPTFTDDSVPEQREMGIACGLAYMECCNEVWAFTGNGISSGMRLELDRAGQLGKPILEIAEV from the coding sequence ATGAAACGCATCTTTGTCTGCAGCCCGTTCGCGGGCGACATAACCCGAAACGTGAAGGTCGCTGAGGCACTTTGCCGCCACGTCATGAGAAGCGGTCACGCGCCGTTCGCGCCGCACCTGCTGTATCCGACCTTCACCGACGACAGCGTTCCCGAGCAGCGGGAGATGGGCATCGCCTGCGGCCTGGCCTACATGGAATGTTGCAACGAGGTGTGGGCGTTTACCGGCAACGGTATTTCCAGCGGCATGCGGCTGGAACTCGACCGGGCCGGACAACTGGGCAAGCCGATCCTCGAGATCGCCGAGGTGTAA
- a CDS encoding DUF1353 domain-containing protein: MSAQTKTLFSGTALGLSGPLRVEILPNGMTARLTQPFRVRTGAGRIIEVPAGFETDFASVPRLFWRVVPPWGRYSPAAVVHDYLYHTGKVSRLSADRVFLELMAALGVPLWKRQIMYWAVRLGGWLAWDTSRKRETKHA; encoded by the coding sequence ATGAGCGCCCAAACCAAGACCCTGTTTTCCGGCACCGCGCTGGGTCTCTCCGGACCGCTTCGGGTGGAGATCCTGCCCAATGGAATGACCGCGAGGCTGACCCAGCCGTTCCGTGTCCGCACCGGCGCTGGCCGCATCATCGAAGTGCCCGCCGGGTTCGAGACAGACTTCGCCTCGGTGCCGCGCCTGTTTTGGCGCGTGGTGCCGCCTTGGGGACGATATTCCCCGGCGGCCGTCGTTCACGACTACCTCTACCACACCGGCAAGGTCTCGCGGCTTTCGGCCGACCGCGTCTTTCTCGAGCTGATGGCGGCCCTGGGCGTGCCCCTGTGGAAACGGCAGATCATGTATTGGGCGGTTCGCCTGGGCGGCTGGCTGGCCTGGGACACCAGTCGAAAACGGGAGACGAAGCATGCTTGA
- a CDS encoding phage baseplate assembly protein V → MLETRDRQSEERYRNRWYGKYRAFVRDNNDPERLGRVRLEIPAVLGSGRENWSEWAAPCFPYGGNDDTGMFLVPEEGASVWAEFEGGVVQYPIWTGVWLAKSNPGEQPEESKRTCANAFCHDCEDKVEHQANRHDDLEHKKYHGHPPYYCPRLKVLLKTETGHTILADDRDGDELLRIIDRAGQILTMEGKVKPEMQSGNALRRGTKDAEKGDQLDIASQIVGSRARIQLTDLCRQQVILEAWQDKEKVHILSCDKGRSRWQKILIDTTKGREKVHIWGLNGTQEILVDSTAAAEQIRLTDKAGQVVRMNAAPGQESISATDKSGSLVFMDGVAGNIIIRSTNTVLINT, encoded by the coding sequence ATGCTTGAAACCCGCGACCGTCAATCCGAAGAGCGCTACCGCAACCGCTGGTACGGCAAGTACCGGGCCTTCGTGCGCGACAACAACGACCCCGAACGCCTCGGCCGGGTCCGCCTGGAAATCCCCGCCGTGCTCGGCAGCGGGCGGGAGAACTGGTCCGAATGGGCCGCTCCCTGTTTTCCCTACGGCGGCAACGACGACACCGGCATGTTCCTGGTCCCCGAGGAAGGGGCCTCGGTCTGGGCCGAGTTCGAGGGCGGCGTTGTCCAGTATCCGATCTGGACCGGGGTTTGGCTAGCCAAGAGCAATCCCGGCGAACAGCCCGAGGAATCCAAGCGCACCTGCGCGAATGCCTTTTGCCATGACTGCGAGGACAAGGTCGAACATCAGGCCAACCGGCACGACGATCTCGAACACAAGAAGTACCACGGCCATCCGCCGTATTACTGCCCGCGACTGAAGGTCCTGCTCAAGACCGAAACCGGCCACACCATCCTGGCCGATGACCGCGACGGCGACGAGCTGCTGCGCATCATCGACCGTGCCGGACAGATCCTCACCATGGAAGGGAAGGTGAAGCCGGAGATGCAGAGCGGCAACGCTCTGCGCCGAGGCACGAAGGACGCTGAGAAAGGCGACCAGCTCGACATCGCCTCGCAGATCGTCGGCTCCCGTGCCCGCATCCAGCTCACCGATCTCTGCCGCCAGCAGGTGATCCTCGAAGCCTGGCAGGACAAGGAGAAGGTCCACATCCTCTCGTGCGACAAAGGCCGCTCCCGCTGGCAGAAGATCCTCATCGATACCACCAAGGGTCGGGAGAAGGTTCACATCTGGGGACTCAACGGCACCCAGGAAATCCTCGTCGATTCCACCGCCGCCGCCGAACAGATCCGGCTGACTGACAAGGCCGGTCAGGTAGTGCGCATGAACGCCGCGCCCGGCCAGGAGAGCATCAGCGCCACCGACAAGTCCGGCAGCCTTGTGTTCATGGATGGGGTAGCCGGAAACATCATCATTCGCTCGACGAACACCGTCTTGATCAACACCTGA
- a CDS encoding LysM peptidoglycan-binding domain-containing protein, which translates to MIGRDSRYARSILYRDSDGTSLGMRQRIDTTPRYDDRLHTVVEGDRLDLLAHRYLGDVRLWWIICDYNDIFFPLELEPGLALRIPSREHVQMRLLD; encoded by the coding sequence ATGATCGGCCGTGATTCCCGCTACGCCCGCAGCATTCTCTACCGAGACAGCGACGGCACCTCCCTCGGCATGCGCCAGCGCATCGACACCACCCCCAGATACGACGACCGCCTGCACACCGTGGTCGAAGGCGACCGCCTGGATCTGCTCGCGCACCGCTATCTGGGCGATGTCCGGCTCTGGTGGATCATCTGCGACTACAACGACATCTTCTTTCCGCTGGAACTCGAGCCGGGCCTGGCGCTGCGCATTCCCTCCCGCGAACATGTTCAAATGCGCCTGCTCGACTGA
- a CDS encoding CIS tube protein, giving the protein MAWDQQPIKGYLVDADTGERLEFQYNPNSISDEKSTDYATIKIPGMSHPRYQYVAGEPRRIAFKVELFKGPVKQKVDWLRSLQYPEHAGTMLKNAPHRVLLIFGDLYPGVTCIVRQVKARFFGLFDRDNLLPQRAEVDIVLEEYVDRSINWSEVRS; this is encoded by the coding sequence ATGGCCTGGGATCAACAGCCCATCAAGGGATATCTGGTAGACGCCGACACGGGGGAGCGGCTCGAATTCCAGTACAACCCCAACTCCATCAGCGACGAGAAGTCGACCGACTACGCGACGATCAAGATCCCCGGCATGAGCCATCCGCGTTACCAGTACGTCGCTGGGGAACCACGCCGGATTGCCTTCAAGGTCGAGCTGTTCAAAGGGCCGGTAAAGCAGAAGGTCGACTGGCTCCGCTCGTTGCAATACCCGGAGCATGCCGGAACCATGCTCAAGAATGCGCCGCACCGCGTGCTGCTCATCTTCGGCGATCTCTATCCCGGCGTGACCTGCATCGTCCGGCAGGTAAAGGCGCGGTTCTTCGGCCTGTTCGACCGGGACAACCTGCTGCCGCAGCGGGCCGAGGTGGATATTGTCCTCGAGGAATACGTGGACCGTTCCATCAACTGGTCGGAGGTGCGCTCATGA
- a CDS encoding glycosyltransferase yields the protein MQPLVTIVTTYYNRAGFLKETLRSLQLQTMTDWEAILWNDGSTDNSEEIAREIAGTDSRFRFFGGERIGHTQSLVRSCAEAQGRYIGVLDSDDLLEPTALEETTAILESRPEIGMVYTDHVVIDGNGQRRGLGRRCQIPFSKDRMLLDFMTFHFRLIRMEAFAQVKGFDETYPLAMDYDLCLRLAEVTEIEHLRTPLYRYRVHRASLSCQKRLEQIQCSYDAVVAAMKRRGLDREYECQLEVRSRHIIKKVTDHAG from the coding sequence ATGCAACCACTCGTGACAATCGTCACCACCTACTACAACAGGGCCGGGTTTCTGAAAGAGACTCTGCGAAGCCTGCAACTGCAAACCATGACCGATTGGGAGGCCATTCTCTGGAACGATGGCTCGACCGACAACTCGGAAGAAATCGCCCGGGAGATAGCGGGAACGGATTCCCGCTTCCGGTTTTTCGGCGGCGAGCGCATCGGCCACACCCAGTCACTGGTTCGGTCCTGCGCTGAGGCACAGGGGCGCTACATAGGGGTTCTCGACAGCGACGATTTGCTCGAACCCACGGCCCTGGAAGAAACGACCGCCATTCTGGAGAGCCGCCCCGAGATCGGTATGGTTTATACGGATCATGTGGTGATCGACGGCAACGGCCAGCGACGCGGACTCGGACGCCGTTGTCAGATTCCGTTTTCCAAGGACCGCATGTTGCTCGACTTCATGACCTTCCATTTCCGGCTGATCCGGATGGAGGCCTTCGCTCAGGTCAAAGGATTCGACGAGACCTATCCGTTGGCGATGGACTACGACCTGTGCCTGCGGCTTGCGGAGGTGACGGAGATAGAGCATCTGCGCACACCGTTGTACCGCTACCGGGTCCATCGGGCATCGCTTTCGTGTCAAAAGCGGCTGGAGCAAATCCAATGCTCTTATGATGCGGTCGTCGCCGCCATGAAGCGACGCGGGCTGGACCGTGAATACGAGTGCCAGCTCGAAGTGAGAAGCCGCCATATCATCAAAAAGGTGACGGACCATGCCGGATAA
- a CDS encoding YcbK family protein → MGDLSKNFNRSEFACKGKNCCGHSAAVHPDLVDALQALRDRIGKPLSITSGFRCNRHNQAVGGAEQSFHTLGMAADVSCPAGVSPDALAVIAEEIPLFREGGIGVYASWVHLDVRQSGKARWRS, encoded by the coding sequence ATGGGTGATCTCAGCAAGAATTTCAACCGTTCGGAATTCGCCTGCAAGGGCAAGAACTGCTGCGGCCATTCGGCTGCGGTCCATCCCGACCTGGTCGACGCCCTGCAGGCCTTGCGCGACCGCATCGGCAAACCGCTGTCCATCACCAGCGGCTTCCGCTGCAACCGGCACAACCAGGCGGTGGGCGGCGCGGAGCAGAGTTTCCACACGCTGGGCATGGCGGCCGACGTGAGCTGTCCCGCTGGCGTTTCGCCTGACGCACTGGCGGTCATCGCCGAGGAGATCCCTCTCTTCCGCGAGGGCGGCATCGGGGTCTACGCCTCCTGGGTCCATCTCGACGTGCGCCAGTCGGGCAAGGCGAGGTGGCGGTCATGA
- a CDS encoding GPW/gp25 family protein, whose amino-acid sequence MNFDFLGAGLRHPFRFQSVSGGTQISASTSREHEHIRESILQILGTRIGERFMNPEFGSRLKDLVFEQNDEVLKGLLRHYVIDAIKRWEKRVIITDVRFDDLPVNTDRNLLPVHIAYRVIQSQVEGNLVYPFYREGAANPTR is encoded by the coding sequence ATGAATTTTGATTTTCTCGGCGCTGGGTTGCGCCATCCTTTTCGATTTCAGTCCGTTTCCGGCGGCACTCAGATTTCCGCTTCGACCTCGCGGGAACACGAGCATATCCGCGAAAGCATCCTGCAGATCCTCGGTACCCGGATCGGTGAACGGTTCATGAATCCGGAGTTCGGCTCCAGGCTGAAGGATCTGGTGTTCGAACAGAATGATGAAGTGCTCAAGGGGCTGCTGCGCCATTACGTCATCGACGCCATCAAGCGCTGGGAAAAGCGGGTGATCATTACGGATGTGCGATTCGATGACCTTCCGGTAAATACGGACAGAAACCTCCTGCCAGTACATATCGCCTATCGCGTGATCCAGAGCCAGGTGGAAGGGAATCTGGTTTATCCCTTCTACCGGGAAGGGGCAGCCAATCCCACCCGCTGA
- a CDS encoding phage late control D family protein, whose amino-acid sequence MDLDTFKPTFLIQIEGQALSKDITQEITSFVFTDNEEELDILELSVTDRNLQFVDDPLFQEGNEIVARFGYVGNLSPRKKAVIKDIDYDFPENGDPTIRIKAYDKGFKLAGKENQKVWQKPAPGILYSEIAEQIAAANGLTPVVTATKGNHLRVTQSNISDAQFLKEMAEKARDRDGDGVSGYVFYVQDDELHFHPRELDQTPLLTLEYFTDTKGLLRSFRPSTQSQGAKGAGVETKTVGVDPRKKDVVEHKANNATTPERTALGKQTYLVDGNTGEGSFKEQETGQIVPSFDRSEGFHEEPRQEPAQDSAEGKFREAELRQVEADAASIGIPQLRAKKNVEIKGVGRKFSGIYYCHSVRHSISGAGYLCELKLKKNALGKGAGDKSAESQGKPNDKEAPPTAQNEPPAMVTIDADSGAVTQGGGNG is encoded by the coding sequence ATGGATCTGGATACCTTCAAGCCGACATTTCTGATTCAGATCGAGGGGCAAGCCCTCTCGAAGGACATCACCCAGGAGATCACCTCGTTCGTCTTCACCGACAACGAGGAGGAGCTGGATATCCTCGAACTGTCGGTGACCGACCGCAACCTGCAGTTCGTCGATGATCCTCTGTTCCAGGAAGGTAATGAGATCGTGGCCCGCTTCGGCTACGTGGGGAACCTCTCTCCGCGTAAGAAGGCGGTCATCAAGGACATCGATTACGATTTTCCGGAAAACGGCGACCCGACCATCCGCATCAAGGCCTACGACAAGGGCTTCAAACTCGCGGGCAAGGAAAACCAAAAGGTCTGGCAGAAACCCGCTCCCGGCATCCTCTATTCGGAAATCGCCGAGCAGATCGCCGCCGCCAACGGCCTCACGCCGGTGGTTACGGCCACCAAAGGCAACCATCTCCGCGTCACTCAGAGCAACATCTCGGACGCCCAGTTCCTCAAGGAGATGGCGGAAAAGGCCCGCGACCGCGATGGCGACGGTGTGAGCGGCTATGTCTTCTACGTCCAGGACGACGAACTCCATTTCCATCCCCGCGAGCTCGACCAGACGCCGCTTCTGACCCTCGAATATTTCACCGACACCAAAGGCCTGTTGCGTTCGTTCCGTCCGAGTACCCAGTCTCAGGGAGCCAAGGGCGCGGGTGTCGAGACCAAGACGGTCGGCGTCGACCCGCGCAAGAAGGACGTGGTCGAGCACAAGGCCAACAACGCCACCACGCCCGAGCGGACGGCCCTGGGCAAGCAGACCTATCTGGTCGACGGTAACACCGGCGAAGGCAGCTTCAAGGAACAGGAGACGGGGCAGATCGTGCCCAGCTTCGACCGTTCCGAAGGCTTTCACGAAGAGCCGCGCCAGGAGCCCGCCCAGGACAGCGCCGAGGGCAAGTTCCGCGAGGCCGAGCTGCGTCAGGTCGAGGCGGACGCCGCCTCCATCGGCATTCCCCAGCTTCGCGCCAAGAAGAACGTCGAGATCAAGGGCGTGGGACGGAAGTTTTCCGGCATCTATTACTGCCACTCGGTGCGCCACAGCATCAGCGGCGCTGGCTATCTCTGCGAACTCAAACTCAAGAAGAACGCTCTCGGCAAGGGCGCGGGCGACAAGTCCGCCGAGTCCCAGGGCAAACCCAACGACAAGGAGGCCCCGCCCACGGCGCAAAACGAGCCGCCAGCCATGGTGACCATCGACGCGGACTCCGGCGCGGTCACACAAGGAGGCGGCAATGGGTGA